Proteins co-encoded in one Populus trichocarpa isolate Nisqually-1 chromosome 10, P.trichocarpa_v4.1, whole genome shotgun sequence genomic window:
- the LOC7474416 gene encoding protein VAPYRIN has translation MERLVELSDTEVRIDFLLYSKCRATVRLRSLCATAPVAFKIQTSSPHKFLVNPPTGLISPLSFATFQIVLRPQNQLPPTFPRSPSDRFLIKTAPFASNSPCSTHPDSLASWFSSLPLDSTQDFKLKVAFVGPFLLRHAVSCGDADSVKNILKRQKTILSELTQRDAESLLRVATELDNSEVVVNLLLEGGLKIDACVTAGGVGSYQVDPRWESKGWSDLHVAAALDRADDVLDLLKGSGPLDLRDKEGRTPLHLASSRGNIKCAKLLVESDADKDAKSKDGRTALYRAAANGDRRMVEMLIDVGADPTIPDDRGRSAMDAARDKGHEEVVEVLQCGELALMAARRGELESLESLLRRGASLKYRDQYGFTALHAAAVKGHTDIVSMLVEFGVDLECQDNEGHAPLHLAVEGGHIETVEVLINRGANVNARSNRGATPLYMAKAIGYDDISQFLVDRGASSSPPLSLPSSSFLMLQP, from the exons ATGGAGAGATTAGTAGAATTATCAGACACAGAGGTGCGCATAGACTTCTTGCTGTATTCCAAATGCCGAGCCACAGTACGTTTGAGGTCACTTTGTGCCACAGCCCCAGTAGctttcaaaatccaaacttcatCTCCGCATAAGTTTCTTGTTAATCCACCAACTGGACTCATTTCTCCTCTGTCTTTCGCTACCTTCCAAATCGTCCTCAGACCTCAAAATCAACTCCCACCCACTTTCCCACGCTCTCCGTCTGACCGTTTTCTAATCAAAACGGCTCCGTTTGCCTCCAACTCGCCGTGTTCAACTCACCCCGACTCACTAGCCTCCTGGttctcctctctccctctcgaCTCAACTCAGGACTTCAAACTCAAGGTTGCCTTTGTTGGACCCTTTCTTCTACGCCACGCTGTCAGCTGTGGAGATGCCGACTCAGTCAAGAATATATTGAAGAGGCAAAAGACAATTCTGTCTGAATTGACCCAGAGAGATGCTGAGTCGTTGCTCCGAGTTGCGACCGAGTTGGACAACTCGGAGGTTGTGGTGAATTTACTGCTTGAAGGCGGGTTGAAGATTGACGCATGTGTGACAGCTGGTGGGGTGGGGTCTTATCAGGTGGATCCCAGGTGGGAATCCAAGGGATGGAGTGATTTACACGTGGCAGCGGCTCTTGATCGGGCGGATGATGTTTTGGATTTGTTGAAAGGATCGGGGCCGTTGGATTTGAGAGATAAGGAGGGAAGGACACCGTTGCATTTGGCTTCTAGTAGGGGAAATATCAAGTGTGCTAAATTGTTGGTGGAATCGGATGCTGATAAGGATGCTAAGAGTAAGGATGGTAGGACAGCGTTGTATAGAGCAGCGGCTAATGGTGACCGTAGGATGGTTGAGATGTTAATTGATGTTGGCGCGGACCCCACCATTCCAGACGATCGTGGCCGTTCAGCAATGGACGCTGCTCGTGACAAGGGCCAT GAGGAGGTTGTGGAGGTTTTACAATGTGGAGAGCTAGCACTAATGGCCGCAAGACGTGGTGAATTAGAGAGCCTCGAATCATTACTGAGAAGGGGTGCCAGCTTGAAATATCGCGATCAATATGGTTTCACAGCCTTGCACGCAGCAGCTGTGAAGGGACACACGGACATAGTGTCGATGCTTGTTGAATTTGGAGTGGATTTAGAATGCCAGGACAATGAAGGTCATGCCCCGTTGCATTTGGCAGTGGAGGGCGGCCACATAGAAACGGTGGAGGTGTTGATCAACAGGGGAGCCAATGTTAATGCGAGGAGCAATCGAGGTGCCACCCCTCTCTACATGGCTAAAGCCATCGGTTATGATGATATTTCACAGTTTCTGGTGGATAGAGGAGCCTCCTCttctccccccctctctctgcCTTCCTCGTCATTTCTCATGTTGCAACCATAA